One Phocaeicola dorei genomic region harbors:
- a CDS encoding TonB family protein, with product MKKNKITGLIGTAVLHILLLILLLVIAIRRPQAQEEGGVPVMLGNTELSQGNADPYTLTDVDIMNEPEVPAPDVSEPEMVSPVETKEEIITQTEEETVTVPKKEPKREIPKKEKPKKETPKKDVPKKETVKPKEKTEAEKRAEAEKAAAEKKAAEKKAAAERAAAEAAAKKIAGAFGKGTQMGNKGTGTTGFGLEGSPTGNSSEGKSSGVGGYGTFDLNGRSLGSGGLPMPVYNVQDEGRVVVTITVNPAGQVISTSINKRTNTVNASLRKAAEEAARKARFNQVDGVNNQTGTITYYFKLK from the coding sequence ATGAAGAAAAATAAGATAACAGGACTGATTGGTACGGCTGTACTGCATATTCTTCTCCTAATCCTGCTGTTGGTGATTGCTATCCGTCGCCCTCAGGCTCAGGAAGAAGGGGGTGTCCCTGTTATGCTGGGAAATACGGAACTTTCTCAAGGAAATGCCGATCCTTATACGCTGACGGATGTGGATATAATGAATGAGCCCGAGGTTCCGGCTCCCGATGTATCCGAACCCGAAATGGTTTCTCCCGTCGAAACAAAAGAGGAAATCATCACGCAAACAGAAGAGGAAACGGTGACAGTCCCCAAAAAGGAACCTAAAAGAGAAATTCCTAAAAAAGAAAAGCCCAAGAAGGAGACTCCTAAAAAGGACGTACCGAAAAAGGAGACGGTAAAGCCGAAAGAGAAGACTGAGGCCGAGAAGCGTGCTGAAGCAGAAAAAGCAGCGGCTGAGAAGAAAGCGGCTGAGAAGAAAGCGGCAGCCGAAAGAGCGGCAGCGGAAGCGGCGGCGAAGAAGATAGCCGGTGCTTTCGGAAAAGGAACTCAAATGGGAAATAAAGGAACCGGTACTACAGGCTTCGGTTTGGAGGGTAGCCCGACGGGAAACTCTTCGGAAGGGAAATCCAGCGGAGTGGGCGGTTACGGAACATTTGACCTCAATGGACGTTCTTTGGGTAGTGGCGGTTTGCCGATGCCTGTCTATAATGTGCAGGATGAGGGACGGGTGGTAGTGACTATTACCGTAAATCCCGCAGGACAGGTGATAAGTACTAGTATCAACAAACGTACCAATACAGTAAACGCTTCGTTGCGGAAGGCGGCGGAAGAGGCTGCCCGTAAGGCACGCTTTAACCAAGTGGACGGAGTGAATAACCAGACAGGTACTATTACATATTACTTTAAACTGAAGTAG
- a CDS encoding exonuclease SbcCD subunit D, translating into MKILHTADWHLGQTFYEYDRREEHFHFLEWLKQQIKQHEIDVLLIAGDVFDSPNPSAESQRVYYRFLREVTSENPSLQIVIIAGNHDSAARLEAPNPLLEDMNIIVRGTVRRNAEGDIDLQHLIVPLYTEGKVTAYCLAVPYLRQGDYPSAENYSKGVQQLYEQLFNKVKEKGIPVVAMGHLQATGSEISEDDRSERTVIGGLECVSPDTFNEAITYTALGHLHRSQRVSHRENVRYSGTPMPMSFAEKNNASGVVMITIDTEGTNIEKLEFQPLAGLVSIPPEARPLEEVLQVIGELPDGDVTLHSPYLEIKILMTEPEPSYKYKIEEALKGKAVRLARIAAMLPQKKASGIAATSYEGLQTIRPLDMALDVFKRKYGGTEMPDTMKQLLESVIKEAGI; encoded by the coding sequence ATGAAAATTCTCCATACAGCAGACTGGCATCTGGGCCAGACTTTTTATGAATATGACCGCCGGGAAGAGCATTTCCATTTTCTAGAATGGCTGAAACAGCAGATAAAACAGCATGAAATAGATGTATTGCTGATAGCAGGCGATGTATTCGACAGCCCAAATCCTTCAGCAGAATCTCAACGAGTGTATTATCGTTTTTTAAGAGAAGTCACATCTGAGAACCCTTCTTTACAAATTGTCATCATTGCCGGAAATCATGACTCGGCAGCTCGTCTGGAGGCCCCCAATCCTTTATTGGAGGATATGAATATCATTGTTCGTGGCACGGTGCGGCGCAATGCGGAAGGCGACATAGATCTGCAACACCTCATTGTTCCCCTTTATACAGAAGGAAAAGTGACCGCTTATTGTCTTGCCGTTCCCTATCTGCGTCAGGGTGATTACCCTTCGGCAGAAAATTACTCAAAGGGAGTCCAGCAGCTTTATGAACAGCTTTTCAACAAAGTGAAAGAGAAGGGAATTCCCGTTGTCGCCATGGGGCATCTGCAAGCCACAGGCTCGGAAATCTCGGAAGACGACCGGTCGGAACGTACTGTTATCGGCGGCTTGGAATGTGTATCCCCCGATACCTTTAATGAAGCCATTACTTATACCGCATTGGGGCATCTGCATCGCTCCCAACGTGTATCCCATCGGGAGAATGTGCGTTATTCCGGAACTCCTATGCCTATGTCTTTTGCTGAGAAGAATAATGCATCCGGTGTAGTCATGATAACGATAGATACGGAGGGTACAAATATTGAAAAATTGGAATTCCAGCCGTTGGCCGGTTTAGTAAGTATCCCCCCCGAAGCTCGTCCGTTGGAAGAAGTGTTGCAAGTCATTGGTGAATTGCCTGACGGTGATGTCACGTTGCATTCACCTTATCTGGAAATCAAGATCTTAATGACTGAACCCGAGCCTTCTTATAAATATAAGATTGAGGAGGCCTTGAAAGGGAAAGCAGTCCGTTTGGCACGCATCGCCGCCATGCTTCCACAGAAAAAGGCAAGTGGCATTGCCGCCACTTCCTATGAGGGATTGCAGACCATCCGTCCGCTGGATATGGCACTGGATGTTTTTAAACGAAAATATGGAGGGACGGAGATGCCCGATACCATGAAACAATTGTTGGAAAGTGTGATCAAGGAGGCCGGAATATGA
- a CDS encoding AAA family ATPase has product MKIVAIRGKNLASLEGEFVIDFTVEPLCSAGIFAITGSTGAGKSTLLDALCLALFDCTPRMNKAKENNVSVMDVADRGIAQNDSRSILRRGTAEGYSEVDFVALTGEVFRSRWTVRRSRGKVDGSLQKVEMTLTNLTSGVEQQGTKTELLSHISKLIGLSFEQFNRSVLLAQGDFATFLKARQTDKAEILEKLTGTEIYSRISASIYERTKRAEGEYKLLQERIKGIELLTEEQLQQLSAEKEELQVRLSVSKKKEETLSGKLKWLEEEGRLNTGCIQAEETLSVVRKEIEAARPRYELLSRIEQAQDIRDVYMEQRNARQQTTAGRSRLNEIQVAIQKNAALQTSATAQWEAAQKAQTEFKAYLLQQEPQLDKARALDVQLAENRKQLVESRKEVALALQAKDNLHQSICRTEKEISLLAEKQNILQTWFERYTAYSQLIPAVELITSLLSNLEIAKTQTLSNQQLLEKVRNANEMEEQRLKSVQQEAERLNRLLPAEVLLLRAQLEEGKPCPVCGSLHHPMREQINVQSLQEEELNRAKEQVAKEMEQLKNTLNARQLEMARLSTLIENYTVQSEDILKKVETCVSIIPTWKDLLEQGTLKRYVQQFGRQWNTRLQEQTEIKEALTSKSAQRDSLKNEEANAIRLYEEKKQKEEKQQTELEERTCLRASLLNGELTEKVVANNVKRQKELEQQQEKAMNLHHSLTVQAESYKGQIAQLEKELVRLTAVLQQDELKINEWLTLQKETYAELEQLLSKDKNWILAEKQALSALKEKETVFQAVLSERRQKKEEHQQAPLKPDTTESRESLAETLTACTAAKEAETGRLAQIEVTIQNHIKGKERIAGIKKELEEKTSIYENWAKLNELFGSQTGTKFKEIAQGYTLDVLLLYANRHLQDLAPRYELQRIPDTLALQIVDLDMMGEVRSVHSLSGGESFLVSLALALGLSSLSSNRMNVESLFIDEGFGSLDMDTLRIAMDALERLQMQGRKIGVISHVAEMTERIPAQVQVVKTGSGRSKVQVMGQI; this is encoded by the coding sequence ATGAAAATAGTAGCGATAAGAGGGAAGAATCTAGCCTCATTGGAAGGCGAATTTGTTATTGACTTTACCGTTGAGCCTTTATGTTCGGCAGGTATATTCGCCATTACAGGCAGTACCGGAGCCGGAAAGTCAACCTTGTTGGATGCCTTATGCTTGGCCTTGTTTGATTGTACGCCGCGTATGAACAAGGCGAAAGAGAATAACGTTTCTGTTATGGATGTCGCCGACAGGGGAATTGCTCAAAACGACAGCCGTTCCATCCTTCGTCGGGGTACGGCCGAAGGTTATTCGGAAGTGGACTTTGTAGCTTTGACAGGGGAGGTTTTCCGCTCACGTTGGACGGTGCGACGTTCGCGTGGCAAAGTGGATGGTTCCTTGCAAAAAGTGGAAATGACATTGACTAACCTCACTTCAGGAGTAGAACAGCAAGGAACAAAGACAGAATTATTATCTCACATCAGTAAATTAATCGGGCTTTCTTTTGAACAGTTTAACCGTTCTGTATTGCTGGCTCAAGGTGACTTTGCCACCTTCCTGAAGGCTCGTCAGACTGACAAAGCCGAAATCTTGGAAAAGTTGACCGGAACCGAAATTTACTCACGTATCTCTGCTTCCATCTATGAACGCACCAAGCGGGCGGAAGGTGAATATAAATTATTGCAAGAACGTATCAAAGGCATTGAGTTGTTGACAGAAGAGCAATTACAGCAACTTTCAGCTGAAAAGGAAGAATTACAAGTTCGCTTGTCCGTTTCGAAGAAAAAAGAGGAAACCCTGTCCGGCAAGTTGAAATGGCTGGAAGAAGAAGGACGCTTGAATACAGGTTGCATACAGGCGGAAGAAACACTTTCGGTTGTCAGAAAAGAAATAGAAGCAGCCCGTCCGCGTTATGAACTGTTGTCCCGTATAGAGCAAGCGCAGGATATCCGCGATGTGTATATGGAACAGCGTAATGCCCGGCAACAGACTACTGCCGGACGTTCCCGATTGAACGAAATACAGGTTGCCATACAGAAAAATGCTGCTTTGCAAACTTCCGCGACCGCACAGTGGGAAGCTGCTCAGAAGGCGCAAACGGAATTCAAGGCTTATCTGTTACAACAAGAACCACAATTGGATAAGGCTAGAGCATTGGATGTGCAATTGGCAGAAAATAGAAAACAACTGGTGGAAAGCCGGAAGGAAGTGGCTTTGGCATTACAAGCTAAGGATAATTTGCATCAATCTATCTGTAGGACTGAAAAGGAAATAAGTCTGTTGGCAGAGAAGCAAAACATTTTGCAAACTTGGTTTGAGCGATATACTGCTTATTCCCAACTTATTCCGGCTGTTGAATTGATAACCAGTTTGCTTAGTAATTTGGAAATAGCAAAGACGCAGACTCTGTCGAATCAGCAGTTGCTGGAGAAAGTAAGGAATGCGAATGAAATGGAGGAACAACGTTTGAAATCCGTACAACAAGAGGCCGAGCGCCTGAACCGTCTGTTGCCGGCAGAAGTTCTGTTGCTCCGTGCGCAGTTGGAGGAGGGAAAACCTTGCCCTGTTTGCGGCAGTCTTCATCATCCGATGAGGGAACAGATCAATGTCCAATCCTTGCAGGAAGAAGAACTGAACCGTGCCAAAGAACAGGTTGCTAAGGAAATGGAACAACTGAAGAATACGTTGAATGCCCGTCAACTGGAGATGGCCCGTCTGTCCACCTTGATTGAGAATTATACAGTACAAAGTGAAGATATCTTGAAAAAAGTTGAAACCTGCGTTTCCATTATTCCTACCTGGAAGGATTTATTGGAGCAGGGAACGTTGAAACGTTATGTCCAGCAATTCGGCAGGCAATGGAATACCCGTCTGCAGGAGCAGACCGAAATAAAAGAGGCTCTTACCTCAAAATCTGCCCAAAGGGATAGTTTGAAAAATGAAGAGGCGAATGCTATTCGTTTGTACGAAGAGAAAAAACAGAAAGAAGAAAAGCAACAGACTGAACTGGAAGAACGCACTTGTCTGCGCGCCTCTCTGTTGAATGGTGAACTTACCGAAAAGGTCGTTGCAAACAATGTTAAACGACAAAAGGAATTGGAACAACAACAGGAAAAAGCAATGAACTTGCATCATTCTCTAACCGTACAAGCAGAATCTTACAAAGGGCAGATCGCGCAGTTGGAAAAGGAATTAGTCCGTCTGACTGCTGTTTTGCAACAAGACGAGTTGAAAATAAACGAGTGGCTCACTCTTCAAAAGGAAACGTATGCCGAGTTGGAACAATTGCTTTCCAAAGACAAAAACTGGATACTGGCTGAAAAACAAGCATTGAGTGCATTGAAAGAGAAGGAAACCGTTTTTCAGGCAGTCCTTTCAGAGCGAAGACAGAAAAAGGAGGAACATCAGCAAGCTCCCTTGAAACCGGATACCACGGAGAGCAGGGAGTCGCTGGCTGAAACATTGACAGCCTGCACCGCCGCCAAAGAAGCGGAAACCGGGCGCTTGGCCCAAATAGAAGTGACGATACAGAATCATATAAAAGGTAAAGAACGCATAGCCGGCATTAAGAAGGAATTGGAGGAGAAAACTTCCATCTACGAGAATTGGGCGAAACTGAATGAGTTGTTCGGTTCCCAAACGGGGACTAAGTTTAAGGAAATAGCTCAAGGCTATACGCTCGATGTTCTTTTACTTTATGCCAACAGGCATTTGCAGGATCTTGCCCCCCGTTATGAATTGCAGCGTATTCCGGACACGCTGGCCTTGCAGATTGTGGATCTTGATATGATGGGTGAGGTACGTAGTGTCCATTCCCTTTCGGGTGGGGAGTCTTTCTTGGTATCTCTCGCTTTGGCATTGGGCTTGTCTTCCTTATCCTCCAACCGGATGAATGTGGAGTCGCTGTTTATTGACGAAGGTTTCGGATCATTGGATATGGACACCCTGCGCATTGCGATGGATGCTTTGGAACGGTTGCAGATGCAAGGGCGTAAGATAGGGGTGATTTCCCATGTGGCGGAGATGACGGAACGTATCCCCGCGCAGGTGCAGGTGGTGAAGACCGGAAGCGGAAGAAGCAAGGTGCAGGTGATGGGACAAATATAA
- a CDS encoding ExbD/TolR family protein, protein MALKRRQKISPNFSMASMTDLIFLLLIFFMITSTMVSPNAIKVLLPQGRQQTSAKPLTRVIIDKNLNFYTAFGNEDEMPIDLEELPAFLQRCAEKEPDMYVALYADEVVPYREIVRVLNIANENHFKMVLATRPPEKKR, encoded by the coding sequence ATGGCGTTAAAAAGAAGACAAAAAATATCACCCAATTTCAGTATGGCGTCTATGACAGACCTCATATTCCTGTTGCTGATATTTTTCATGATTACCTCTACTATGGTGTCACCCAATGCCATTAAGGTATTGCTTCCGCAAGGCAGGCAGCAGACTTCGGCGAAACCACTTACACGGGTAATTATAGACAAGAATCTGAACTTCTATACCGCTTTCGGTAATGAAGATGAAATGCCGATAGACTTGGAAGAACTGCCCGCATTCCTGCAAAGGTGTGCCGAGAAAGAACCCGATATGTATGTGGCCCTTTATGCGGATGAGGTTGTGCCTTACCGTGAAATAGTAAGGGTACTGAACATTGCTAATGAAAATCACTTCAAGATGGTGTTGGCTACACGTCCGCCTGAGAAGAAACGTTAA
- a CDS encoding acyloxyacyl hydrolase translates to MKGTIQKWKFMILLGALLFLSNMTFAEDKINHYTEGIPIDTTEVSISDKTNIPDRLYVDSLSLKRHFIHRIGIEARPGYIFPTSSFFRGENLNWKPIENSLSLHLKYSFQFHPNTYTDRIYRGAYQGIGVAYYNMYEKPQLGNPLTVYLFQGARIARFNQRLSLNYEWNFGASFGWKPYHSDLNPYNKVIGSKVNAYLNTNFYFNWMLSPKFDFTTGVAVTHFSNGNTKFPNAGLNSIGLKVGLVYNINRKEECFAKPLYQSPVPKFPRHISYDLVLFGSWRRKGVTIGEGQMVASPEAYPVLGFNFAPMYNFGYKFRAGISLDGVYDGSANVYSPDGYGDEFLKPSAGKQLALGVSGRAEYVMPYFTVGIGLGTNVIHAGGDLKSFYQILALKIEVTRSSFLHIGYNLQDFHDPNYLMLGFGFRFNNKYPTFHRR, encoded by the coding sequence ATGAAAGGCACAATACAAAAATGGAAATTCATGATACTTCTGGGTGCATTACTGTTCTTAAGTAACATGACCTTTGCTGAAGACAAAATCAATCATTATACAGAGGGAATCCCTATAGACACAACAGAAGTTTCCATTTCAGACAAAACCAACATCCCCGACCGGCTTTATGTAGATTCTCTGTCATTAAAACGTCACTTTATCCACCGTATCGGCATTGAGGCACGTCCCGGATATATTTTCCCCACCAGTTCCTTTTTCAGAGGAGAAAATCTGAATTGGAAACCCATAGAGAATTCCCTGTCGCTTCACTTGAAATACTCATTCCAATTTCATCCGAACACCTATACCGACCGTATTTACAGAGGAGCCTATCAAGGTATCGGTGTGGCCTACTACAATATGTATGAGAAGCCGCAGTTGGGCAACCCGCTTACTGTCTATTTATTTCAAGGAGCGCGTATCGCCCGTTTCAACCAACGATTGTCGTTAAACTATGAATGGAACTTCGGCGCTTCATTTGGCTGGAAACCATATCACAGTGATTTGAACCCATATAATAAGGTGATAGGTTCAAAAGTAAACGCCTATCTGAATACAAACTTCTATTTCAACTGGATGCTCTCTCCCAAATTTGATTTCACAACAGGTGTGGCAGTGACGCATTTCTCTAACGGTAATACAAAATTCCCGAATGCGGGACTCAATTCCATCGGACTAAAAGTAGGATTGGTCTACAATATTAACAGAAAAGAAGAATGTTTTGCAAAACCTCTATATCAATCACCCGTACCTAAATTCCCCCGTCATATCAGTTATGACTTGGTATTGTTCGGTTCATGGCGCAGAAAAGGAGTAACTATTGGCGAAGGACAAATGGTTGCTTCTCCTGAAGCTTATCCGGTACTTGGATTTAATTTCGCGCCGATGTATAATTTCGGATATAAGTTCCGTGCAGGTATTTCATTGGACGGTGTTTATGACGGCAGTGCGAATGTATATAGTCCGGACGGATACGGTGACGAATTCCTCAAGCCGTCTGCCGGCAAACAATTAGCCCTAGGAGTTTCGGGACGTGCCGAGTACGTAATGCCTTACTTCACAGTTGGAATAGGATTAGGTACAAATGTGATTCATGCAGGCGGAGATTTAAAATCTTTCTACCAGATATTGGCACTAAAGATAGAAGTTACGCGCAGCTCATTCCTTCATATCGGATATAATTTACAGGATTTCCATGATCCTAACTATCTGATGCTGGGATTCGGATTCAGGTTCAATAATAAGTATCCAACTTTTCACAGACGATAG
- a CDS encoding pyridoxine 5'-phosphate synthase yields the protein MTKLSVNINKVATLRNARGGNNPDVVKVALDCEAFGAEGITVHPRPDERHIRRSDVYELRPLLTTEFNIEGYPAPEFVDLVLKVKPHQVTLVPDAPDQITSNAGWDTKANLSFLTELMDTFGQAGIRTSIFVGTDKEMIEYAAKAGADRVELYTEPYATMYPQNPEAAIAPFIEAAKVTRSLGMGLNAGHDLSLVNLKYMHTHIPWLDEVSIGHALISDALYMGLKQTIEEYKNCLRS from the coding sequence ATGACAAAGTTAAGTGTAAATATAAACAAGGTAGCCACCTTGCGTAATGCCCGGGGAGGCAACAATCCGGACGTGGTGAAAGTAGCCTTGGACTGTGAGGCGTTTGGTGCGGAAGGTATCACTGTACATCCTCGTCCCGATGAACGGCATATCCGCCGCAGCGATGTGTACGAACTTCGTCCGTTACTTACCACAGAGTTTAATATTGAAGGGTATCCCGCACCGGAGTTCGTTGACCTGGTACTGAAAGTGAAACCTCATCAAGTAACGCTGGTGCCCGATGCGCCCGATCAAATTACGTCTAATGCCGGATGGGATACCAAGGCCAATCTTTCTTTCCTTACCGAACTGATGGATACGTTCGGACAGGCAGGCATTCGTACCTCTATCTTTGTCGGTACGGACAAGGAGATGATAGAATATGCCGCCAAGGCGGGGGCCGACCGGGTGGAACTTTATACGGAACCATACGCTACGATGTACCCTCAGAATCCCGAAGCGGCCATTGCTCCTTTTATAGAAGCGGCGAAGGTGACACGTAGCCTGGGGATGGGACTGAATGCAGGTCATGACCTTAGTCTGGTAAATCTGAAATATATGCATACGCATATTCCTTGGCTGGACGAGGTGTCTATCGGTCATGCATTGATAAGCGATGCGCTTTATATGGGATTAAAACAAACTATTGAAGAATATAAAAATTGTCTTCGTTCATGA
- a CDS encoding MotA/TolQ/ExbB proton channel family protein codes for MMNITLLAAQAALADTLAGGNPTLTPVSGEAQMNLWDMAVKGGWIMLVLALLSVACFYIFFERLAYIRKAGKEDPLFMERIRDYIRTGEVKSAINYCRITNTPSARMIEKGISRMGRPVADVQAAIENAGNIEVAKLENGFPVIATVSGGAPMLGFLGTVTGMVRAFWEMANAGNNIDITLLSGGIYEAMITTVGGLIVGIAAMFAYNYLVVRVDKVVGQMEARTMDFMDLLNEPVQK; via the coding sequence ATGATGAATATCACTTTATTGGCTGCACAGGCGGCTTTGGCGGATACCCTTGCCGGGGGTAACCCCACATTGACACCCGTTTCGGGGGAGGCTCAGATGAACCTTTGGGATATGGCGGTAAAAGGCGGATGGATCATGCTTGTGCTGGCTCTGCTGTCCGTTGCGTGTTTTTATATCTTTTTTGAACGTCTTGCTTACATTCGCAAGGCTGGTAAGGAAGACCCTTTGTTTATGGAACGTATCCGGGATTATATTCGTACCGGAGAGGTGAAATCGGCCATCAATTATTGCCGTATTACTAATACGCCTTCTGCCCGGATGATTGAAAAAGGGATTTCGCGTATGGGACGTCCCGTCGCCGATGTGCAGGCAGCCATAGAGAATGCCGGAAACATTGAAGTGGCAAAATTGGAAAATGGCTTCCCCGTCATCGCTACGGTTTCGGGTGGTGCTCCCATGCTTGGCTTTTTAGGAACAGTGACTGGTATGGTGCGCGCTTTTTGGGAGATGGCCAATGCCGGAAATAATATTGATATTACATTGCTGTCAGGGGGTATCTACGAGGCGATGATTACTACTGTAGGTGGTCTTATAGTAGGTATTGCAGCCATGTTTGCTTATAATTATCTGGTGGTACGTGTGGATAAGGTAGTTGGCCAGATGGAAGCCCGTACCATGGATTTTATGGATCTGCTGAATGAACCGGTTCAAAAATAA
- a CDS encoding DJ-1 family glyoxalase III: MKTIYVFLAEGFEEVEALTPVDVLRRAGLPVKTVSITGVLTVNGAHGVPVVADMVFEEVKEEDAEMIVLPGGLPGATNLDAHEGLGKLIMTFAEAGRPLSAICAAPLVYGKRGLLKGKKVTCYPGFEKYLEGAEYTAALVEKDGNFITGKGPGAAMAFSFAIAGKYVGAEKVAELKQGMMIAE; encoded by the coding sequence ATGAAAACAATTTATGTATTTTTGGCAGAAGGCTTCGAGGAAGTGGAGGCACTGACCCCGGTAGATGTGTTGAGACGTGCAGGTTTGCCTGTAAAGACCGTTTCTATAACAGGTGTGCTGACCGTAAACGGTGCGCATGGTGTTCCGGTAGTAGCCGATATGGTGTTTGAAGAAGTAAAAGAAGAGGATGCGGAAATGATTGTATTGCCCGGCGGTCTGCCTGGAGCGACAAATCTGGATGCTCACGAAGGTTTGGGCAAGTTAATTATGACATTTGCTGAAGCGGGACGTCCGTTGTCTGCCATCTGTGCCGCTCCGTTGGTATATGGAAAGCGTGGTTTGTTGAAAGGTAAGAAAGTAACTTGCTATCCGGGATTTGAGAAGTATCTGGAAGGTGCTGAGTATACTGCCGCTTTGGTAGAGAAAGACGGTAATTTTATTACTGGTAAAGGTCCCGGTGCCGCTATGGCATTCTCATTTGCTATTGCTGGGAAATATGTCGGTGCGGAAAAGGTGGCAGAATTGAAGCAAGGGATGATGATTGCAGAATGA
- a CDS encoding NAD kinase produces MKFALFGNTYQAKKSAHVERLLSILSQHNAEVHICREFYQFLTNDLKISIRHAGVFDGNNFEADMILSIGGDGTFLKAASRVGSRNIPILGINTGRLGFLADVSPEEMEDTFNDIYNGNYRIEDRSVLQVSCKEQELKGYPFGLNEIAVLKRDSSSMISIHTAINGAYLTTYQADGLVIATPTGSTAYSLSIGGPVIVPHSNTIAITPVAPHSLNVRPIVINDDWEITLDIESRSHNFLIAIDGRSETCREGSRLTIRKADYKINVVKRNSHIFFNTLRNKMMWGADGRG; encoded by the coding sequence ATGAAATTCGCCCTTTTCGGAAACACTTATCAAGCCAAGAAATCGGCTCATGTGGAACGTTTGCTATCCATTCTGTCACAACATAACGCCGAAGTCCATATCTGCCGCGAGTTCTACCAGTTTCTGACGAACGACCTCAAGATAAGCATCCGTCACGCCGGTGTTTTCGATGGAAATAATTTTGAAGCCGACATGATACTAAGTATCGGAGGCGACGGCACTTTCCTGAAAGCTGCCAGCCGTGTGGGTTCACGCAACATTCCCATACTAGGTATCAATACCGGACGATTAGGTTTTCTGGCCGATGTCTCCCCTGAAGAGATGGAGGACACATTTAATGATATCTACAATGGAAACTATCGGATAGAAGACCGCAGCGTATTGCAAGTATCCTGCAAAGAACAAGAACTGAAAGGTTACCCTTTCGGTCTGAATGAGATAGCGGTACTGAAGCGTGACAGTTCTTCTATGATTTCCATCCACACAGCCATCAATGGGGCCTATCTCACCACTTATCAGGCGGACGGATTGGTAATTGCCACTCCTACCGGTTCTACAGCCTATTCGCTGAGCATCGGGGGACCTGTCATCGTGCCACACAGTAATACCATCGCCATCACTCCGGTTGCACCACATAGCCTGAATGTACGCCCCATTGTCATCAACGACGACTGGGAAATCACATTGGATATAGAGAGCCGCAGCCACAATTTCCTGATTGCCATCGACGGACGTAGCGAAACTTGCCGTGAAGGAAGCCGGCTCACTATCCGCAAAGCCGACTATAAAATAAATGTAGTAAAACGAAACAGCCATATCTTTTTCAACACACTCCGCAACAAAATGATGTGGGGAGCCGATGGTAGAGGATGA
- a CDS encoding 2-C-methyl-D-erythritol 4-phosphate cytidylyltransferase, which yields MNRHVIIVAGGKGLRMGGDIPKQFLPVGGKPVLMRTIEAFYAFDSSIHIILVLPVSQRAYWKDLCETHHFALRHDIADGGETRFHSVKNGLAYVRGEGLVGVHDGVRPFVSREVIAGCYEAAQTKQAVIPVIDVVETVRHLTKPGSETVPRNDYKLVQTPQVFEVQLLKEAYQQEYTDAFTDDASVVEAMGREVCLVQGNRENIKLTTPFDLKIAEVLI from the coding sequence ATGAACAGGCATGTCATTATAGTTGCGGGAGGCAAAGGGTTGCGTATGGGGGGAGATATTCCCAAACAGTTTTTGCCTGTGGGAGGCAAGCCTGTGTTGATGCGTACCATAGAGGCTTTTTACGCTTTTGATTCTTCTATACATATTATATTAGTTCTTCCGGTGAGCCAGCGGGCTTACTGGAAAGATCTTTGTGAAACGCATCATTTTGCTTTGCGTCATGATATTGCCGATGGGGGCGAGACCCGTTTCCATTCTGTAAAGAATGGATTGGCATACGTGAGGGGAGAAGGCTTGGTAGGTGTTCATGATGGCGTGCGTCCTTTTGTTTCCCGGGAAGTGATAGCCGGATGTTATGAGGCGGCGCAGACTAAGCAAGCGGTCATTCCTGTAATTGATGTGGTGGAAACCGTGCGTCATCTTACGAAGCCGGGAAGTGAAACGGTTCCGCGTAATGACTATAAACTGGTTCAGACTCCTCAGGTCTTTGAAGTGCAGTTGTTGAAAGAGGCATATCAACAGGAATATACGGATGCCTTTACTGATGATGCTTCTGTAGTGGAGGCGATGGGCAGGGAGGTCTGTCTGGTACAGGGAAATAGAGAAAATATTAAATTAACCACCCCTTTTGATTTGAAAATAGCGGAAGTCTTAATTTGA
- a CDS encoding winged helix-turn-helix domain-containing protein, with protein MDKKSVKINAEKIWYTLNEVKSVSISELARILNLSIESTALAVGWLVCENKVFIGSKNGQIEICSENTYNFCFG; from the coding sequence ATGGATAAGAAATCTGTAAAAATCAATGCTGAAAAAATATGGTATACACTGAATGAGGTGAAGTCTGTTTCAATATCCGAACTTGCAAGGATACTTAACCTGAGTATTGAAAGTACTGCATTGGCTGTCGGTTGGCTGGTATGTGAAAATAAAGTTTTCATAGGAAGTAAAAACGGACAGATTGAAATCTGTAGTGAAAATACCTATAATTTCTGTTTCGGTTAA